From the genome of Aeromonas hydrophila subsp. hydrophila ATCC 7966:
GCCTGCAACTTGCTGGTTTTATTGCCAATGATGGGGCCTGCCGCCTCATGCCATCGAATCAGCGACCTCGTCATGCCGGATCGGCATGCAGACTGGAGCCCCCATGGATATCAAACCCTACAGCCAGCAGCTTGCCCAGAGCGCCTCCAACAACCGGGCCCTCGCCACCCTCAGCAGTGCCGACAGCGGTCAGGGTGGCGGCTGGGAAGATCTGGTCAACCTCTCCTCCCAGCGGATCACTGGCCAGGCCCAGCAGGCGCTGACCTATGAACACCTGGCCAAGAACAGCAAGCTGCCGCCGGCGCTCGACATCGGCTCCGACAAGGGCGGCGTGATGCAGCAGCTGGTGGACAAGGCGCTCGGCTTTGATCGCAAGAAGTTCAACGAGATAGAAGAGAAGCTCAAGACGATTGCCGACAACAAGCAGCTGAGTGCCGAAGAGCGGGCGGAGCAGAGCAAGCCGCTCAACGAGCAGCGGGACGCCATGTTGCAGGATGCGATGGACCGCCTCACCGGCAAGAAGAGCAGCGCCAAGGAAGAGACCAAGAGCGCCTGAGCGGCGGGATGACTCGAACGGCAATCCATGGTCGGTGGGGGCAATCACTTGCCCCTGTGCAGGCACCATGAGCGGGCTGTCGATGCGATGCAGCACGGGCCGCTCTGCGCTGCCACCACGGCAACAAAAAAGGGAGGGCGGCTGCCACTCCCTTGTTGACCGGACGGCGTCCGGCCGCTGCATCGACTCAGGCCGTCGCTACTTCTTCTCGGGCAGGATGCCGATCCCCACCGCCTGGGTCTGCACGGCCTTGATCTGGTCGCCCTTGGCGATCAGCGCAAACTGGGCCGGGTTGTGTACCTTGAGCACCAGGGTGTGATCCACCCCCTTCACCGTGATGGTCTGCTGCCCCTTGTCGACCGCGATGACGTCGCCATAGAGAGTGACCTTTTTGCCGATCCCGGCGCCCGGCTTCTCACCTGCCTCGGCCTTGCCGGCCGCCACTTCCACGATGCGTTTTCTCACCCCGGCAGTGCCCTTGAGCAGCTCCAGATCCAGCATCTGCAGGTAGCGGAGCGCCACCACGTCGCCCACCTTGAGGTTGGCCAGGTTGGTGACCTGCTCACCGGCGACGATGTCGAACGCCTCGCCGGCGGCATTTTTCAGGCTGACCTTGCGGCTGGCCATATCGATGGCGGTGACCGTGGCCTGGGCCGAGACGGCCTCCACCAGGTTGGCCTTGCCAGGGGCCGTGGCGACTTCGGTCGCCACCTCGGCAGCCTGCGCCAGACAGGTCGAGAGGGAAAGCAAACCGGCAATCCATGCATGCTTGAGTTTCATGTGTCAGACCTTATGAGCAAAAGAGTGAAGAGGGCGGGAGCTGGGCGCTGAGGGTTGCGCACCCGGTTCCCAGAGAGACCATAGCAGAGCGGCACGGAAACAGGGGCGGCGCCGCACGACTTCCTTACGGCGGCCCGCCCCCCGCTGCGCAATCTGATAGCCGGCTCCCGTTTTTTGACCTGCCGGAGCCACAGGCGCACAATTCCCTTGCATGCATTCAACCGAGGGCTCTGCCGTGTACAACTTCCAATATGCCAATCCTACCCGCGTCTGTTTCGGTGAAGGCCAGATCGCCAAGCTGCCCGAACTGATCCCGGCCGGCAGCCGCCTGCTGGTGCTCTACGGCGGCGGCAGCATCAAACAGAACGGGGTCTATGAGCAGTTGACCCAGGCGCTGGCGGGACGGGAGTGGCTGGAGTTTCCCGGCATCGGCGCCAACCCCCAGTACGATCAGCTGATGGAGGCGGTAGCCCTGGTCAAGCGCGAGCGCATCGACTTCCTGCTGGCGGTCGGCGGTGGTTCCGTGGTGGATGGCAGCAAGTTCGTGGCTGCCGCGGCCTGCTTCGAGGGGGCGGATCCCTGGGAGATCCTGCTGCACAAGGCCCCCATCAAGGCAGCACTGCCGCTGGGCTGCGTGCTGACCCTGCCGGCCACCGGCTCGGAGAGCAACCCGGCCGCCGTGGTGAGCCGCGGGGAGGCCAAGCTCTCCTTCATGAACCCATTGGTGCAGCCGGTGTTTGCGGTGCTGGATCCCACGACCACCTACAGCCTGCCGCCGCGCCAGGTAGGCAACGGGGTGGTGGATGCCTTCGTCCACATCATCGAGCAGTACCTCACCTTCCCGGTGGGGGGCGAGGTGCAGGACCGGCTGGCGGAAGGGCTGCTGCAGGTGCTGGTGGACAACGGCCCGCGAGCGCTGGCGGAGCCCACCAACTATCAGGTGCGCGCCAATCTGATGTGGGCGGCCAGCCTGGCGCTCAACGGCCTCATCGGTCGCGGCGTGCCGCAGGACTGGTCCACCCACGCCATCGGTCACCAGCTCACCGCCCTGCACGGGCTGGATCATGCCCAGAGTCTGGCGGTGGTGCTGCCCTCGCTGCTGCGGGAACAATCGGGGCAGAAGCAGGAGAAGCTGGCCCAGTTCGCCGAGCGGGTATGGCACTCCAGCCGCGAGGACAAGGCGCTGCGCATCGAGGAGGCGATTATCCGCACCGAGCAGTTCTTCCAGCAGATGGGGGTGGGCACCCGGCTCGCCGACTACGGCCTGAGCGAGAGCTGCATCCCCGGCATCTGCTCCAACCTCAAGCGTTTCGGGCTGACCGCCCTCGGGGAGCAGCAGGACATAGATCCGGACAAGGTAGCCAGGATCCTGTCCCACGCGCTTTAAGTCAGGGGACTCGCGCCTGGCAATCAGAGTGGCGCGGATCCTCTCTCACCCCCTCTAGGCCTGAGGCCCTTGGCCAAGGGGCGATCCTGACAATAGGTGAAGCAAGGATCCTTTCTCACGTGCTCTGATCATCTGGCTGACGAGCAGAAAAAAAACGCCCCGATCATTGGGGCGTTTTGCATGGTGTCAGCGGGGCAGCGCCGTTTATCCGGCGCTGCGGTCCAGTTCGCGCTCCCGCGCCGCCGCCTTCTGGCGGGCCGGGTGAGTGTTGAGGCGCTGCCAGTAGGCCTGCAGATGCGGGAACTGGGCCAGCTGGCCGCTCTGGGCCAGCAGATCCACCAGGAAGGAGTTCAGGATGTCGGCACCGGTGAGGCGACCCCCCACCAGATATTGGCGGGTTGCCAGTACATCGTTGAGGTAGCCCAGCACCTTGGCGCACTCGGCTTTGGCGTAGTCCGGCAGGAAGCGCATCGGGCTGCCGTCCTTGCGCACGAACATGTCGAGCAGCAGCGGCAGAATGCCGGAGCTCTCGGCGAAGTGGAGCCACTGCAGGTACTCGGCATAGTCGGGGCTATCTTGAGCCGGTGCCAGCCGTTCCGGGGCATGGCGGGCGATCAGGTACTCGGTGATGGCACCGGATTCCGCCAGTACCCGGCCGTCGAACTCGATGACCGGCGACTTGCCGAGGGGGTGGATGGCCTTGAGCTCGGGCGGCGCCAGAAAGGTGGCGGCATCGCGCTGATACGCCTTGATCTCATAGGGCAGGCCCAGCTCTTCGAGCAGCCAGATGATGCGTTGGGAGCGGGATTTGTTCAGGTGGTGCAGGACTATCATGGAAACCTCGACGCAGTGACGGAAGGCGGTGATACGCAGCAGCGCGGTGGCGGGTTCACCGCTGGCCAAAAAAGAGCGGGCTGGATGCCCGCTCCTGCGTTGACTGACTCAGGCCTCCAGCGCCTGATCCAGATCCGCCAGAATGTCCTCGATGGCCTCGATCCCCACCGACAGCCGGATCATCTCAGGTTTCACGCCGGCTTTGGCCTGCTCCGCCTCGCTCAACTGGCGATGGGTGGTGGAGGCGGGGTGGCAGGCCAGCGACTTGGCATCGCCGATGTTGACCAGCCGCTTGAAGATCTTGAGCGCATCGTAGAAGCGCACGCCGGCCTCGTAGCCATCCTTCAGCCCGAACGAGAGGATGGCCGAGGGGCGGCCAGCCATGTATTTCTCCGCCAGCAGGTAGTGGGGGTGACCCGGCAGACCGGCGTAGCTGACCCATGCCACCTTGGGGTGGTGCTTGAGGTGGTGGGCCACCCGCAGGGCGTTGTCCACGTGGCGCTCCATGCGCAGGCTCAGGGTCTCCAGCCCCTGCAGCAGCAGGAAGGCGTTCATCGGCGCCAGTGCGGCGCCGGTATTGCGCAGCGGCACGGTGCGCACCCGGCCGATGAAGGCGGCCGGGCCAAAGGCCTCGGTGTAGACCACCCCGTGATAAGAAGGCTCGGGTTTGGTCAGCTGGGGGAAGCGCTCGGCGTGATCCGCCCAGGGGAACTTGCCCGAGTCGACGATGACGCCACCCAGCGAGTTGCCGTGGCCGCCGACATATTTGGTCAGGCTGTGGACGACGATGTCGGCGCCGTGTTCGATGGGTTTGCACAGCACCG
Proteins encoded in this window:
- a CDS encoding iron-containing alcohol dehydrogenase, which produces MHSTEGSAVYNFQYANPTRVCFGEGQIAKLPELIPAGSRLLVLYGGGSIKQNGVYEQLTQALAGREWLEFPGIGANPQYDQLMEAVALVKRERIDFLLAVGGGSVVDGSKFVAAAACFEGADPWEILLHKAPIKAALPLGCVLTLPATGSESNPAAVVSRGEAKLSFMNPLVQPVFAVLDPTTTYSLPPRQVGNGVVDAFVHIIEQYLTFPVGGEVQDRLAEGLLQVLVDNGPRALAEPTNYQVRANLMWAASLALNGLIGRGVPQDWSTHAIGHQLTALHGLDHAQSLAVVLPSLLREQSGQKQEKLAQFAERVWHSSREDKALRIEEAIIRTEQFFQQMGVGTRLADYGLSESCIPGICSNLKRFGLTALGEQQDIDPDKVARILSHAL
- a CDS encoding glutathione S-transferase family protein — encoded protein: MIVLHHLNKSRSQRIIWLLEELGLPYEIKAYQRDAATFLAPPELKAIHPLGKSPVIEFDGRVLAESGAITEYLIARHAPERLAPAQDSPDYAEYLQWLHFAESSGILPLLLDMFVRKDGSPMRFLPDYAKAECAKVLGYLNDVLATRQYLVGGRLTGADILNSFLVDLLAQSGQLAQFPHLQAYWQRLNTHPARQKAAARERELDRSAG
- a CDS encoding O-acetylhomoserine aminocarboxypropyltransferase/cysteine synthase family protein; amino-acid sequence: MKDATLALHHGFTSDPTTKAVAVPIYQTVAYEFESAQHGADLFNLAVPGNIYTRIMNPTNDVLEQRMAALEGGIAGLVVSAGSAAITYAIQALTAAGDNIVSTPQLYGGTYTLFAHMLPSFGVEVRFAKDDSAEAIAALIDDKTKAVYCESIGNPAGNIVDLAAFAKVAHARGVPLIVDNTVATPVLCKPIEHGADIVVHSLTKYVGGHGNSLGGVIVDSGKFPWADHAERFPQLTKPEPSYHGVVYTEAFGPAAFIGRVRTVPLRNTGAALAPMNAFLLLQGLETLSLRMERHVDNALRVAHHLKHHPKVAWVSYAGLPGHPHYLLAEKYMAGRPSAILSFGLKDGYEAGVRFYDALKIFKRLVNIGDAKSLACHPASTTHRQLSEAEQAKAGVKPEMIRLSVGIEAIEDILADLDQALEA